A stretch of the Salvelinus fontinalis isolate EN_2023a chromosome 22, ASM2944872v1, whole genome shotgun sequence genome encodes the following:
- the LOC129819700 gene encoding tyrosine-protein kinase STYK1-like — protein MSSYSDADNQCQPGDTICEITVYKQEVIIVPILLLASFLVTLLIVLLMRCCPGKGIRGRPSVIVARPHSTRRLSRHTQRQSARQNLQGIEAPPELNPLEHEVLPMSTPTRRDAPDTFSAVPEMPREGQHGSFNLVTPLPLSFFVKPNDSVTLYRARMDNRDVILRTLKETADASERQSFLGFASFLSELGTHSFLPCLIGVLSLRTPHITVMEELEHRDLLGFLWRCRQDTGGESPCDITEKRIFTMGGQVASALEYLHGQSCIHGNVGARSVLVGRDLTAKLWGLGPAYRRKTQAGTPGELENTETRKWQAPEVLARRLVSQSSDVWSFGILLHEMVTLGDPPFPKVMAGDLLQYLQRGKTQKRPANCSNSLYSIIKSCGQFAPHERPALAEVIRKLQSGEKSANNRPVLRVPGPLDIEKYLHEAGYGEAHNYTVL, from the exons ATGTCGTCCTACTCTGATGCTGATAATCAGTGTCAACCGGGGGACACCATCTGTG agatCACAGTGTACAAACAGGAAGTCATCATCGTGCCCATCCTGCTCCTTGCGAGCTTCCTGGTCACTCTGCTAATCGTTCTCCTGATGAGGTGCTGCCCTGGAAAGGGAATCCGCGGACGACCCAGCGTAATCGTAGCCCGACCACACAGTACCAGAAGGttgagcagacacacacagaggcaaaGTGCCAGACAGAACCTACAGGGCATTGAGG CTCCTCCTGAGCTGAACCCACTGGAGCATGAGGTGTTACCGATGAGCACTCCGACCCGGCGTGACGCCCCAGACACCTTTTCTGCAGTACCGGAGATGCCCAGAGAGGGGCAGCATGGCTCTTTCAACCTAGTCACTCCGCTGCCCCTGTCCTTCTTTGTCAAACCGAACGACTCTGTCACCCTCTACCGGGCAAGGATGGACAACAGAGATGTGATTCTACGGACACTTAAAG AGACAGCTGATGCCAGCGAGCGCCAGTCCTTCCTGGGCTTTGCCTCCTTCCTGTCTGAGCTGGGGACCCACTCCTTCCTGCCTTGTCTGATAGGCGTGCTCTCCCTACGTACCCCCCACATCACCGTGATGGAGGAACTGGAGCACAGGGACCTGCTGGGGTTCCTATGGAGGTGTCGGCAG GACACAGGTGGGGAGTCCCCATGCGACATCACAGAGAAGCGTATCTTCACCATGGGAGGACAAGTGGCTTCTGCtctg GAATACCTGCATGGTCAGAGCTGTATCCATGGCAACGTCGGAGCTCGGAGCGTGTTGGTTGGCAGAGACCTGACGGCTAAACTGTGGGGATTGGGTCCAGCATACCGCAGGAAAACACAAGCAGGAACTCCAGGAGAGCTGGAGAACACTGAGACGAGGAAGTGGCAGGCTCCAGAAGTATTGGCCAGGAGACTTGTCAGTCAAAGCAGTGACGT CTGGTCTTTTGGTATCCTGCTCCATGAAATGGTGACACTCG GTGACCCACCATTCCCTAAAGTCATGGCCGGTGATCTTCTCCAATACCTCCAGAGAGGAAAGACCCAGAAGAGACCAGCTAATTGTTCTAACTCACT GTATTCCATAATCAAGTCCTGTGGCCAGTTCGCTCCACACGAGCGCCCTGCATTGGCTGAGGTGATCCGGAAGCTTCAATCAGGAGAGAAGAGTGCCAACAATAGGCCAGTTCTTCGAGTGCCTGGGCCACTGGACATTGAGAAGTACCTGCATGAGGCGGGATATGGAGAGGCCCACAATTACACTGTTCTCTGA